A stretch of the Streptococcus himalayensis genome encodes the following:
- a CDS encoding GA-like domain-containing protein, producing the protein MVGKNNKLMQAKRDGEKFTKYSLRKMKVRGAASVMIAAFFLLGGGASVVYAEEAVTDTAASSQVVSNSNPASSEQEGASETETTPAETPAPASLETPAPEAPAPAKSETPASEEAAKTPAPEAETPAKSETPAPEAETPAKSEASEETTPAESKPADSAKKASDKEKSGTVEVKEQPIHAATFRSAFRSVGSDRSTADNREAAQPILGPADYVDTARLEVTKKNLVSYFIVGGNAHGNDVEPVTLTEDTSGQVGSLGLFSKINMNEDFTLIGKLNLGDKYEGYRPNGRSGGDGVSFVFTTKNPGDVGLAGASIGIGGIPNSFGFKLDTWHNTGAPKPADKAQADPKFSGYENGAFGAFYNTNAAGVAITNRDDAKSLISQPTGELTDLRVDYNGASKVMTVTYGGQVFSKNIQAYLNASRTTTKQQPGQETLAFAIFASTGAGTNLQQFDLTSFNYSAGGSYIKVLYKDEKSGEIIQEKIFEGTTRDTLNLSDKLAVANYVKKGSNEETAVGYRSPNTIAYQSGIQTITYTYAKADKRKLQKLVDGDDTLKASSDYTTASKETQDVYNAAIAKGREVLADTAAEQPAIDASIQKINDAISALKASAKEAADAAAAEAAATAAVEAAEAASNAGKAKKTDVESDNIVNPSEKEAVDALNTTTNEKKTAASSLVDALKDGPVKTALKERLNNVVPSEVTVNDANNDGKDDAQAEAEAAATAAVEAAEAASNAGKAKKTDVESDNIVNPSEKEAVDALNTTTNEKKTAASSLVDALKDGPVKTALKERLNNVVPSEVTVNDANNDGKDDAQAEAEAAATAAVEAAEAASNAGKAKKTDVESDNIVNPSEKEAVDALNTTTNEKKTAASSLVDALKDGPVKTALKERLNNVVPSEVTVNDANNDGKDDAQAEAEAAATAAVEAAEAASNAGKAKKTDVESDNIVNPSEKEAVDALNTTTNEKKTAASSLVDALKDGPVKTALKERLNNVVPSEVTVNDANNDGKDDAQAEAEAAATAAVEAAEAASNAGKAKKTDVESDNIVNPSEKEAVDALNTTTNEKKTAASSLVDALKDGPVKTALKERLNNVVPSEVTVNDANNDGKDDAQAEAEAAATAAVEAAEAASNAGKAKKTDVESDNIVNPSEKEAVDALNTTTNEKKTAASSLVDALKDGPVKTALKERLNNVVPSEVTVNDANNDGKDDAQAEAEAAATAAVEAAEAASNAGKAKKTDVESDNIVNPSEKEAVDALNTTTNEKKTAASSLVDALKDGPVKTALKERLNNVVPSEVTVNDANNDGKDDAQAEAEAAATAAVEAAEAASNAGKAKKTDVESDNIVNPSEKEAVDALNTTTNEKKTAASSLVDALKDGPVKTALKERLNNVVPSEVTVNDANNDGKDDAQAEAEAAATAAVEAAEAASNAGKAKKTDVESDNIVNPSEKEAVDALNTTTNEKKTAASSLVDALKDGPVKTALKERLNNVVPSEVTVNDANNDGKDDAQAEAEAAATAAVEAAEAASNAGKAKKTDVESDNIVNPSEKEAVDALNTTTNEKKTAASSLVDALKDGPVKTALKERLNNVVPSEVTVNDANNDGKDDAQAEAEAAATAAVEAAEAASNAGKAKKTDVESDNIVNPSEKEAVDALNTTTNEKKTAASSLVDALKDGPVKTALKERLNNVVPSEVTVNDANNDGKDDAQAEAEAAATAAVEAAEAASNAGKAKKTDVESDNIVNPSEKEAVDALNTTTNEKKTAASSLVDALKDGPVKTALKERLNNVVPSEVTVNDANNDGKDDAQAEAEAAATAAVEAAEAASNAGKAKKTDVESDNIVNPSEKEAVDALNTTTNEKKTAASSLVDALKDGPVKTALKERLNNVVPSEVTVNDANNDGKDDAQAEAEAAATAAVEAAEAASNAGKAKKTDVESDNIVNPSEKEAVDALNTTTNEKKTAASSLVDALKDGPVKTALKERLNNVVPSEVTVNDANNDGKDDAQAEAEAAATAAVEAAEAASNAGKAKKTDVESDNIVNPSEKDAVDALNTTTNEKKTAAEALVDALEDGAEKDALKERLTKVVPSDVTVNDANNNGKDDAQEAAEKAQALKAAQDAVKAAEKAQKDAQDKLKEIEGRMPATVTAEDVKAIEDLNKAVTEAKAKADELVKALDEDVEQKADLETRLEAVKPVAVPKEQGRHDVGLADVNEKPTLDLNEDDDKDGLTNFEELQGGTDPFKKDTDGDGFDDGVEIKQGTNPLDKNSYPGSAKQVVTSHKGGTVKAEATSQTVQTVHSNTAKSTSTKELPNTGDARSHAGMLYGLAALGLVGLIGKRKKQDEE; encoded by the coding sequence ATGGTAGGAAAAAATAATAAACTTATGCAAGCGAAGCGAGATGGTGAAAAATTCACAAAATATTCGTTGCGCAAAATGAAGGTTAGAGGTGCGGCTTCGGTCATGATTGCGGCCTTCTTTCTGCTAGGAGGGGGAGCAAGTGTTGTATATGCTGAGGAAGCTGTCACAGACACTGCTGCATCCTCACAAGTGGTCAGCAACTCAAATCCAGCAAGTAGTGAGCAAGAGGGTGCGTCAGAAACCGAAACAACTCCGGCAGAAACACCAGCGCCAGCTAGCTTAGAAACGCCAGCTCCAGAAGCACCAGCGCCAGCTAAGTCAGAGACGCCTGCGTCAGAGGAAGCAGCGAAAACGCCAGCACCAGAGGCAGAAACGCCAGCTAAGTCAGAGACACCAGCACCAGAGGCAGAAACGCCAGCTAAGTCAGAAGCGTCAGAGGAAACAACACCAGCAGAAAGCAAGCCAGCAGATTCTGCTAAAAAGGCCTCAGACAAGGAAAAATCAGGGACTGTAGAAGTTAAAGAACAACCAATCCATGCAGCTACCTTTAGATCAGCTTTTCGATCTGTTGGAAGTGATCGCAGTACAGCGGATAATAGAGAAGCTGCTCAACCTATACTTGGACCTGCCGACTATGTAGATACTGCTCGCCTAGAAGTAACTAAGAAAAACCTAGTTAGTTACTTTATTGTAGGTGGTAATGCACACGGTAATGATGTGGAGCCTGTTACCTTAACAGAGGATACAAGCGGACAAGTAGGTAGCCTTGGTCTCTTTAGTAAAATCAATATGAATGAAGACTTCACCCTTATCGGGAAGTTGAATTTGGGAGATAAGTATGAAGGATACAGACCAAATGGTCGTAGCGGTGGTGATGGAGTTTCTTTCGTATTTACAACTAAAAATCCAGGTGATGTCGGTCTAGCTGGAGCAAGTATCGGGATAGGTGGAATTCCAAATTCATTTGGATTCAAACTGGATACGTGGCATAATACTGGAGCTCCTAAACCTGCAGATAAGGCTCAAGCGGATCCAAAATTCTCAGGTTATGAAAACGGAGCATTTGGAGCATTTTATAATACAAATGCTGCAGGAGTAGCCATAACAAATCGTGATGATGCTAAGAGTCTTATTAGCCAGCCTACGGGTGAATTAACAGATTTAAGGGTTGATTACAATGGTGCAAGTAAAGTCATGACGGTCACCTACGGTGGCCAAGTCTTTTCAAAAAATATTCAAGCTTATTTAAATGCTTCAAGAACTACAACGAAACAACAACCAGGACAAGAGACGCTAGCTTTTGCCATCTTTGCTTCGACAGGTGCAGGGACAAACTTACAACAGTTTGACTTGACTAGCTTTAATTACTCAGCAGGTGGAAGCTACATCAAGGTCTTGTACAAAGATGAAAAATCAGGCGAAATTATTCAAGAGAAGATTTTTGAAGGTACAACTCGTGATACATTGAATCTTAGTGATAAATTGGCAGTAGCTAATTATGTTAAAAAGGGAAGCAATGAGGAAACTGCAGTAGGATACCGCTCGCCAAATACCATTGCTTATCAATCAGGTATTCAGACGATTACATACACTTATGCAAAAGCAGATAAAAGAAAGTTACAAAAACTTGTTGATGGAGATGATACATTAAAAGCATCAAGTGATTACACCACTGCAAGCAAGGAAACGCAAGATGTTTATAACGCTGCAATAGCTAAGGGTAGGGAAGTATTAGCAGATACTGCAGCTGAACAACCAGCTATTGATGCCAGCATCCAAAAAATCAATGATGCAATTTCAGCTTTGAAAGCGTCAGCCAAGGAAGCCGCCGATGCCGCCGCAGCAGAAGCAGCAGCAACCGCAGCTGTAGAAGCAGCCGAAGCCGCATCAAACGCTGGAAAAGCTAAGAAGACAGATGTCGAATCCGACAATATTGTGAATCCATCTGAGAAAGAAGCTGTTGATGCGTTGAACACAACAACCAACGAGAAGAAAACAGCAGCCTCAAGCTTGGTTGACGCCTTGAAAGATGGACCAGTGAAAACCGCGTTGAAAGAACGCTTGAATAATGTTGTTCCATCAGAGGTAACCGTCAATGACGCGAATAACGACGGCAAAGATGATGCCCAAGCAGAAGCCGAAGCAGCAGCAACCGCAGCTGTAGAAGCAGCCGAAGCCGCATCAAACGCTGGAAAAGCTAAGAAGACAGATGTCGAATCCGACAATATTGTGAATCCATCTGAGAAAGAAGCTGTTGATGCGTTGAACACAACAACCAACGAGAAGAAAACAGCAGCCTCAAGCTTGGTTGACGCCTTGAAAGATGGACCAGTGAAAACCGCGTTGAAAGAACGCTTGAATAATGTTGTTCCATCAGAGGTAACCGTCAATGACGCGAATAACGACGGCAAAGATGATGCCCAAGCAGAAGCCGAAGCAGCAGCAACCGCAGCTGTAGAAGCAGCCGAAGCCGCATCAAACGCTGGAAAAGCTAAGAAGACAGATGTCGAATCCGACAATATTGTGAATCCATCTGAGAAAGAAGCTGTTGATGCGTTGAACACAACAACCAACGAGAAGAAAACAGCAGCCTCAAGCTTGGTTGACGCCTTGAAAGATGGACCAGTGAAAACCGCGTTGAAAGAACGCTTGAATAATGTTGTTCCATCAGAGGTAACCGTCAATGACGCGAATAACGACGGCAAAGATGATGCCCAAGCAGAAGCCGAAGCAGCAGCAACCGCAGCTGTAGAAGCAGCCGAAGCCGCATCAAACGCTGGAAAAGCTAAGAAGACAGATGTCGAATCCGACAATATTGTGAATCCATCTGAGAAAGAAGCTGTTGATGCGTTGAACACAACAACCAACGAGAAGAAAACAGCAGCCTCAAGCTTGGTTGACGCCTTGAAAGATGGACCAGTGAAAACCGCGTTGAAAGAACGCTTGAATAATGTTGTTCCATCAGAGGTAACCGTCAATGACGCGAATAACGACGGCAAAGATGATGCCCAAGCAGAAGCCGAAGCAGCAGCAACCGCAGCTGTAGAAGCAGCCGAAGCCGCATCAAACGCTGGAAAAGCTAAGAAGACAGATGTCGAATCCGACAATATTGTGAATCCATCTGAGAAAGAAGCTGTTGATGCGTTGAACACAACAACCAACGAGAAGAAAACAGCAGCCTCAAGCTTGGTTGACGCCTTGAAAGATGGACCAGTGAAAACCGCGTTGAAAGAACGCTTGAATAATGTTGTTCCATCAGAGGTAACCGTCAATGACGCGAATAACGACGGCAAAGATGATGCCCAAGCAGAAGCCGAAGCAGCAGCAACCGCAGCTGTAGAAGCAGCCGAAGCCGCATCAAACGCTGGAAAAGCTAAGAAGACAGATGTCGAATCCGACAATATTGTGAATCCATCTGAGAAAGAAGCTGTTGATGCGTTGAACACAACAACCAACGAGAAGAAAACAGCAGCCTCAAGCTTGGTTGACGCTTTGAAAGATGGACCAGTGAAAACCGCGTTGAAAGAACGCTTGAATAATGTTGTTCCATCAGAGGTAACCGTCAATGACGCGAATAACGACGGCAAAGATGATGCCCAAGCAGAAGCCGAAGCAGCAGCAACCGCAGCTGTAGAAGCAGCCGAAGCCGCATCAAACGCTGGAAAAGCTAAGAAGACAGATGTCGAATCCGACAATATTGTGAATCCATCTGAGAAAGAAGCTGTTGATGCGTTGAACACAACAACCAACGAGAAGAAAACAGCAGCCTCAAGCTTGGTTGACGCCTTGAAAGATGGACCAGTGAAAACCGCGTTGAAAGAACGCTTGAATAATGTTGTTCCATCAGAGGTAACCGTCAATGACGCGAATAACGACGGCAAAGATGATGCCCAAGCAGAAGCCGAAGCAGCAGCAACCGCAGCTGTAGAAGCAGCCGAAGCCGCATCAAACGCTGGAAAAGCTAAGAAGACAGATGTCGAATCCGACAATATTGTGAATCCATCTGAGAAAGAAGCTGTTGATGCGTTGAACACAACAACCAACGAGAAGAAAACAGCAGCCTCAAGCTTGGTTGACGCCTTGAAAGATGGACCAGTGAAAACCGCGTTGAAAGAACGCTTGAATAATGTTGTTCCATCAGAGGTAACCGTCAATGACGCGAATAACGACGGCAAAGATGATGCCCAAGCAGAAGCCGAAGCAGCAGCAACCGCAGCTGTAGAAGCAGCCGAAGCCGCATCAAACGCTGGAAAAGCTAAGAAGACAGATGTCGAATCCGACAATATTGTGAATCCATCTGAGAAAGAAGCTGTTGATGCGTTGAACACAACAACCAACGAGAAGAAAACAGCAGCCTCAAGCTTGGTTGACGCCTTGAAAGATGGACCAGTGAAAACCGCGTTGAAAGAACGCTTGAATAATGTTGTTCCATCAGAGGTAACCGTCAATGACGCGAATAACGACGGCAAAGATGATGCCCAAGCAGAAGCCGAAGCAGCAGCAACCGCAGCTGTAGAAGCAGCCGAAGCCGCATCAAACGCTGGAAAAGCTAAGAAGACAGATGTCGAATCCGACAATATTGTGAATCCATCTGAGAAAGAAGCTGTTGATGCGTTGAACACAACAACCAACGAGAAGAAAACAGCAGCCTCAAGCTTGGTTGACGCCTTGAAAGATGGACCAGTGAAAACCGCGTTGAAAGAACGCTTGAATAATGTTGTTCCATCAGAGGTAACCGTCAATGACGCGAATAACGACGGCAAAGATGATGCCCAAGCAGAAGCCGAAGCAGCAGCAACCGCAGCTGTAGAAGCAGCCGAAGCCGCATCAAACGCTGGAAAAGCTAAGAAGACAGATGTCGAATCCGACAATATTGTGAATCCATCTGAGAAAGAAGCTGTTGATGCGTTGAACACAACAACCAACGAGAAGAAAACAGCAGCCTCAAGCTTGGTTGACGCCTTGAAAGATGGACCAGTGAAAACCGCGTTGAAAGAACGCTTGAATAATGTTGTTCCATCAGAGGTAACCGTCAATGACGCGAATAACGACGGCAAAGATGATGCCCAAGCAGAAGCCGAAGCAGCAGCAACCGCAGCTGTAGAAGCAGCCGAAGCCGCATCAAACGCTGGAAAAGCTAAGAAGACAGATGTCGAATCCGACAATATTGTGAATCCATCTGAGAAAGAAGCTGTTGATGCGTTGAACACAACAACCAACGAGAAGAAAACAGCAGCCTCAAGCTTGGTTGACGCCTTGAAAGATGGACCAGTGAAAACCGCGTTGAAAGAACGCTTGAATAATGTTGTTCCATCAGAGGTAACCGTCAATGACGCGAATAACGACGGCAAAGATGATGCCCAAGCAGAAGCCGAAGCAGCAGCAACCGCAGCTGTAGAAGCAGCCGAAGCCGCATCAAACGCTGGAAAAGCTAAGAAGACAGATGTCGAATCCGACAATATTGTGAATCCATCTGAGAAAGAAGCTGTTGATGCGTTGAACACAACAACCAACGAGAAGAAAACAGCAGCCTCAAGCTTGGTTGACGCCTTGAAAGATGGACCAGTGAAAACCGCGTTGAAAGAACGCTTGAATAATGTTGTTCCATCAGAGGTAACCGTCAATGACGCGAATAACGACGGCAAAGATGATGCCCAAGCAGAAGCCGAAGCAGCAGCAACCGCAGCTGTAGAAGCAGCCGAAGCCGCATCAAACGCTGGAAAAGCTAAGAAGACAGATGTCGAATCCGACAATATTGTGAATCCATCTGAGAAAGAAGCTGTTGATGCGTTGAACACAACAACCAACGAGAAGAAAACAGCAGCCTCAAGCTTGGTTGACGCCTTGAAAGATGGACCAGTGAAAACCGCGTTGAAAGAACGCTTGAATAATGTTGTTCCATCAGAGGTAACCGTCAATGACGCGAATAACGACGGCAAAGATGATGCCCAAGCAGAAGCCGAAGCAGCAGCAACCGCAGCTGTAGAAGCAGCCGAAGCCGCATCAAACGCTGGAAAAGCTAAGAAGACAGATGTCGAATCCGACAATATTGTGAATCCATCTGAGAAAGATGCCGTTGATGCGTTGAACACGACAACCAACGAGAAGAAAACAGCAGCCGAAGCCTTGGTTGACGCCTTGGAAGATGGCGCAGAGAAAGACGCGTTGAAAGAACGCTTAACGAAAGTTGTCCCATCAGATGTAACCGTTAATGACGCGAATAACAACGGCAAAGACGATGCCCAAGAAGCAGCTGAAAAAGCACAAGCCTTGAAAGCAGCGCAAGACGCGGTTAAAGCAGCCGAAAAAGCACAAAAAGACGCTCAAGACAAACTAAAAGAAATCGAAGGCAGAATGCCAGCAACCGTAACAGCCGAAGATGTGAAAGCAATCGAAGACTTGAACAAAGCGGTAACTGAAGCAAAAGCCAAAGCAGATGAATTAGTAAAAGCCTTAGATGAGGATGTAGAGCAAAAAGCCGACTTAGAAACTCGCTTAGAAGCCGTTAAACCAGTAGCTGTTCCGAAAGAACAAGGTAGACATGATGTTGGCTTAGCAGATG